In one window of Ostrinia nubilalis chromosome 21, ilOstNubi1.1, whole genome shotgun sequence DNA:
- the LOC135082436 gene encoding protein suppressor of white apricot-like yields MSLKWTGNRSESGILRKSECKEKKEELFVFGYSCKLFRDNEKALHIDQGKHLIPWMGDETLKIDRYDARGALHDLSSHEAPSGGFDWRVELTKAELEVEQLCDEERYRALHTDEDEEEMYKEEELKRLHAAGYGQVGFNYEATQQEPAAPAAPVEVDEPFLPTPAFKALLSLEIVLPESQKQNAIIEKTAKFIASQGAQMEILIKAKQGDNPQFRFLNKDDPLNPYYAALIALVKAGKWPEKEVEVVEEKPPETEEYLHPSLASTVIESAPSIPSIHYRPSADCDYTMLISKMRGETSLDEAYTPELAPGEVAPPGTEPLPPRASAEIARAPVMYNASQPPPIINDSYTPELASGEVAPPGTEPLPPRASAEIARAPLK; encoded by the exons atgtctcTAAAATGGACTGGGAATCGTAGTGAATCCGGTATTTTGCGTAAAAGTGAATGTAAAGAGAAGAAAGAAGAACTATTCGTGTTCGGGTACTCGTGCAAATTGTTCAGGGACAATGAGAAAGCCCTGCACATTGACCAAGGAAAGCACCTCATTCCGTGGATGGGGGATGAAACATTGAAAATCGACAG GTATGATGCTCGAGGGGCCCTGCACGACCTGTCGTCGCACGAAGCCCCGTCCGGGGGCTTCGACTGGCGCGTGGAGCTCACTAAAGCGGAGCTGGAAGTGGAACAACTGTGTGACGAAGAGAGGTACCGAGCCCTGCACACGGATGAAGATGAGGAGGAAATGTACAAAG AAGAGGAGCTGAAGCGTCTCCACGCAGCGGGCTACGGTCAAGTGGGCTTCAACTACGAGGCCACGCAGCAGGAGCCGGCCGCGCCCGCGGCTCCCGTGGAGGTCGATGAACCTTTCCTGCCTACGCCTGCGTTTAAGGCACTGCTGTCGCTGGAAATTGTCTTG CCCGAGTCCCAAAAGCAGAACGCTATAATCGAGAAGACGGCCAAGTTCATAGCGTCCCAAGGTGCCCAGATGGAGATCTTGATTAAGGCGAAGCAGGGAGACAACCCGCAGTTCCGCTTCCTGAATAAAGATGATCCGTTGAATCCGTACTATGCTGCTCTCATCGCGCTGGTCAAAGCTGGCAAGTGGCCGGAGAAGGAAGTGGAGGTTGTTGAAG AGAAACCACCAGAAACCGAAGAGTACCTACATCCAAGTTTGGCGTCAACAGTTATCGAGTCT GCCCCATCAATCCCAAGCATCCATTACCGACCGTCAGCCGACTGCGACTACACGATGCTAATATCAAAAATGCGGGGCGAAACCTCCCTAGATGAGGCCTACACGCCGGAATTGGCACCGGGCGAAGTGGCCCCGCCGGGAACTGAACCTCTGCCGCCGAGAGCGAGCGCTGAGATCGCGCGGGCACCCGTCATGTATAACGCCTCGCAGCCGCCGCCTATCATTA ATGATTCCTACACGCCGGAATTAGCATCGGGCGAAGTGGCCCCGCCGGGAACTGAACCTCTGCCGCCGAGAGCGAGCGCTGAGATCGCGCGGGcaccattgaagtaa